GCATTTGCAGAATTCCGAACTGTTCCCCGCCGAATCGCTGGCCGTGGCGGTGATGAATTTCCCCGCCGGAAGAGGAAGTGGAAAAGTAACGTGGATGGCCGCGTTTCCGCTTCCATCCGTTATGACCGTATCCGTCCCGATGTAGGTTTGCCCCTCCCCGTAGCCGGAAGTGTCGCAGGAGTCGTTGGAGAAAAACTCGATGCGGAAAGGCGCATTGGCATAGCTGTTGAGCGTTCCGATGACGGTTGTACTTCCCCCCCAGCCAAACGCCTCGCTCAAAACCGGATAGTTTTGCAGGTTGTTGCCTCCGGAATCCGCATCGGCGGAATCATTCGCCGTCACGCCGTCGAAGCTTTCCGGCCGCAAATCAATCCCCAGCCCCCCGTTGGAATGAATGGAGCTCTGGACGAAGAAGTTGCCGGTGGCCGGAAATGAAATTGAGCCGGAAATCCGAACACCTTCATAGTTGTTGAAAGCGATGGTATTCGTATACTCGCCGGAATACCCCCCGATGACATTGTTGGAGGAACTGGCAATAAGAATGCCATTGCCGTTACCCAGTGCCATTGTGCCGGAAGCGTCGGTGCCGATTAAGTTCCCCAGCATCTCGTTGCGCGTCGAGCCGGGGCTGGCGATAAAAATGCCGAAAACGTCATTCCCCGATATGACGTTGTAGAAAATATCGTTTATAGTCGAATTGTCGATTCGCACGCCGTTGGCGGTGTTACCCAAATCCGCCGTGCCGGAAACGTCCGTGCCGATGAAATTTCCCAAAATGTCGTTGTCGCCGCCCAAGGATAGGTAAACGCCCGTGTTGGTGTTCCCCGAAATGATGTTTCGCGCCCCGGCCGCCAATCCCCCAATCCGGTTGGAACTGCTGTTCAATAGACGAACTCCCAGATCATTCCCCAAAGCCACCGTGCCGCTCACGTCCGTCCCGATGAAATTGCCGGCGATGTCGTTGCTGGACGAGCTGTCCAAAAAAATGCCGTAAAAACGGTTGCCCGAGATAACGTTGCGGGCGCCCGCCGCCGTTCCCCCAACCATATTGCCGTCCGAGCCGTCGATGATAACGCCATTCCGGTTGCTCAGGGCCGTTGTCCCGTTCACATCCGTACCGATGAAGTTTCCTTCAATCCGGTTGCCGCCGTTGTTCTCAATCAGTATCCCGCTTGAAGAAAGGCTGCCGCCGTTAAATCGGTTGATAACCAACCCCTTCACCGTGCTGTTCCCGGCAGTTATGTGCAAACCATTGGCGCTTATCCCTGCATTGGCGCCGTTCAACTCGATAATCGGCGTCCCGGAAAACCCCGGCTGGGTCGTGCCGTCGATAATCACCGGATCGGTTATGGTGGGCAAGGGACTGGCCGGGGCAATCATCTGCGGTCCGGAGCCGATGCCAAAGTTGATGATGTCCAATCCCGGATTGGCGTTCGCCTCCTCAATCGCCGCCCGGAAG
The nucleotide sequence above comes from Verrucomicrobiia bacterium. Encoded proteins:
- a CDS encoding NosD domain-containing protein, which codes for MLRRFGILLAVAGVAGAEAEEGTSGRVQADAVLKQFGGTSGIVQHVNLTQGNTPEKTAAAFTVITTGDNSDYLAGDGLCGKFQISPPIFVPCSFRAAIEEANANPGLDIINFGIGSGPQMIAPASPLPTITDPVIIDGTTQPGFSGTPIIELNGANAGISANGLHITAGNSTVKGLVINRFNGGSLSSSGILIENNGGNRIEGNFIGTDVNGTTALSNRNGVIIDGSDGNMVGGTAAGARNVISGNRFYGIFLDSSSSNDIAGNFIGTDVSGTVALGNDLGVRLLNSSSNRIGGLAAGARNIISGNTNTGVYLSLGGDNDILGNFIGTDVSGTADLGNTANGVRIDNSTINDIFYNVISGNDVFGIFIASPGSTRNEMLGNLIGTDASGTMALGNGNGILIASSSNNVIGGYSGEYTNTIAFNNYEGVRISGSISFPATGNFFVQSSIHSNGGLGIDLRPESFDGVTANDSADADSGGNNLQNYPVLSEAFGWGGSTTVIGTLNSYANAPFRIEFFSNDSCDTSGYGEGQTYIGTDTVITDGSGNAAIHVTFPLPLPAGKFITATASDSAGNSSEFCKCLAACSAEKGDLNVSGGLSPADVVLMLNCVFLGTGSCDLCFADVNCSGGLSPADVVIELNMVFLGAGAGC